A portion of the Cydia strobilella chromosome 5, ilCydStro3.1, whole genome shotgun sequence genome contains these proteins:
- the LOC134741565 gene encoding CD151 antigen has product MKCKKVASAKVLFGCFNTIFFACGFVEVVCGFLLLVDSRRVLLSRLLAAPDGPLAEAPLHYAALALLAAGLAVCAAAALGCWATYMPSYVILTFYFLMVLALLVCSCLGGVTAAAWPRCAGLQSARGGAVGALQTYYAVPDYEHFTAALDLAQTELQCCGMTDARNYDLSVWQLRRLGPRGMAVPPSCCVQAPPASHLNPAPRDAERCQEAAPIAQFRHVVGCLGKIEDWYQQQFIIFMLSLFVVALLKLAILLITIFSCIRLRKHRQEMHSFIMKSIDNKTNENIYDTKMGSMRVEPIMAKYIQPNNFYSPRVRNPRIFHSKPNEMV; this is encoded by the exons ATGAAGTGCAAAAAAGTGGCGAGTGCTAAAGTTCTCTTCGGTTGCTTCAACACCATATTCTTC GCGTGCGGATTCGTGGAAGTAGTATGCGGGTTCCTGCTGCTAGTGGACTCGCGGCGCGTGCTGCTGTCGCGGCTGCTGGCGGCACCGGACGGGCCGCTGGCGGAGGCGCCGCTGCACTACGCCGCGCTGGCACTGCTCGCCGCCGGCCTGGCCGtgtgcgccgccgccgcgctcggcTGCTGGGCCACCTACATGCCGTCATATGTCATACTCACATTT TATTTCCTGATGGTGCTAGCACTGCTGGTGTGCTCGTGCCTGGGCGGGGTGACGGCGGCGGCGTGGCCGCGCTGCGCCGGGCTGCAGAgcgcgcgcggcggcgccgTCGGCGCGCTGCAGACGTACTACGCCGTGCCCGACTACGAGCACTTCACTGCGGCGCTCGACCTCGCTCAGACCGAG CTGCAGTGTTGCGGCATGACGGACGCGCGGAACTACGACCTGTCGGTGTGGCAGCTGCGGCGGCTGGGCCCGCGCGGCATGGCCGTCCCGCCGAGCTGCTGCGTGCAGGCACCGCCCGCGTCCCACCTCAACCCCGCGCCACGCGACGCCGAGCGCTGCCAGGAGGCCGCGCCTATAGCACAGTTCAGACACGTGGTG GGATGCTTGGGAAAAATAGAAGACTGGTATCAGCAGCAGTTCATCATATTTATGCTGAGCCTGTTCGTCGTCGCTCTCCTCAAGCTCGCCATCCTGCTCATCACCATATTCTCCTGCATCAGACTTCGGAAGCACAGGCAGGAGATGCACTCGTTTATAATGAAGTCCATCGACAACAAGACTAATGAGAACATCTACGACACGAAGATGGGCTCGATGCGCGTCGAGCCAATAATGGCGAAGTACATCCAACCCAATAACTTCTACAGCCCCCGCGTGCGAAACCCGAGGATATTCCACAGCAAGCCCAACGAGATGGTATGA